One Thioclava electrotropha DNA segment encodes these proteins:
- the ptsP gene encoding phosphoenolpyruvate--protein phosphotransferase: MVELSESDSRTLLRRLRDTLATEGDGQDRLNHITQIIADSMGTEVCSIYLFRDPETLELCATEGLKAEAVHHTRMRLGEGLVGRVARSGRPINSADAPSEPGFRYMPETGEEIYSSFVGVPIQRVGEKLGVLVVQSKDERSFSDDELYGLEVVAMVLAEMTELGAFTGGENSEIGATHRFPVMFRGATGQEGAAEGRVWLHEPRVVVTNPVAEDPEAEAARLEEAITELRGKIDEMLASPTLIDKDQRQVLETFKMLAASKGWKRRMLEDITAGLSAEAAVEKEQNAARDRMRKAPDPYLRERLNDLDDLSNRLLRQLTGQGSDTGAEMPENPVLVARNIGPAELLDYDRKLKGVVLEEGSVGSHAAIVTRALSIPLVIHAGRITAEALNGDPILVDGDQGVVHLRPEESVAHAFRDKIAMQAEAQKRYASLRDQPAMDKSGQTVSLMMNAGLMADLPSLKGSGADGVGLFRTELQFLTRTKVPRRNELVQLYKRVMDAADGKRVNFRTLDIGSDKVVPYMKPQDEPNPAMGWRALRVGLDKPGILRMQLQALLRAADGRPTSIMFPFIALPEEFYAARDTLLRVRDREAQMGRPVPEELRIGAMLETPSLGFAPDSFYRDCDFISIGGNDLKQFFFAADRENERVRRRYDTLDGSFLNFLERIIARCAVSDTQLSFCGEDAGRPIESLTFAALGIRTLSMRPASIGPVKHLIRRADLGELRQVIQQARNAGQSSVRPAVTSYLAHL; encoded by the coding sequence ATGGTGGAACTGAGCGAAAGTGATAGTCGCACGCTGTTGCGACGCCTGCGCGATACGCTGGCCACGGAGGGCGACGGGCAGGACCGGCTCAATCACATCACCCAGATCATCGCGGATTCGATGGGCACCGAAGTGTGCTCGATCTATCTGTTCCGCGATCCCGAAACGCTCGAGCTTTGCGCCACCGAAGGTCTGAAGGCAGAGGCTGTCCACCACACGCGGATGCGGCTGGGCGAGGGTCTCGTGGGCCGTGTCGCGCGGTCGGGCCGGCCGATCAACTCCGCCGATGCACCCTCCGAGCCGGGCTTCCGCTACATGCCGGAGACGGGCGAAGAGATCTATTCCAGCTTCGTCGGCGTGCCGATTCAGCGCGTGGGCGAGAAGCTGGGCGTTCTGGTCGTGCAGTCGAAGGACGAGCGCAGCTTCTCGGATGACGAGCTTTACGGGCTCGAGGTCGTCGCGATGGTGCTGGCCGAAATGACCGAACTCGGCGCTTTCACCGGTGGCGAGAATTCCGAGATCGGCGCGACGCATCGCTTCCCGGTCATGTTCCGCGGTGCGACGGGTCAGGAGGGCGCCGCCGAGGGCCGCGTCTGGCTGCACGAGCCGCGCGTCGTCGTGACGAACCCGGTGGCCGAAGATCCCGAGGCCGAGGCTGCGCGCCTCGAAGAGGCGATCACCGAACTGCGCGGCAAGATCGACGAGATGCTGGCCAGCCCGACCCTGATCGACAAGGATCAGCGGCAGGTGCTCGAGACCTTCAAGATGCTCGCGGCGTCGAAGGGCTGGAAGCGGCGGATGCTGGAAGACATCACCGCGGGTCTTTCTGCCGAAGCCGCAGTCGAGAAAGAACAGAACGCCGCGCGCGACCGGATGCGCAAGGCGCCCGATCCCTACCTGCGCGAACGGCTCAACGATCTCGACGACCTGTCGAACCGCTTGCTGCGGCAACTGACGGGGCAGGGCAGCGATACCGGGGCCGAGATGCCGGAGAACCCGGTGCTGGTGGCGCGCAATATCGGCCCGGCGGAACTGCTCGACTATGACCGCAAGCTCAAGGGCGTGGTGCTGGAGGAAGGCTCCGTCGGCTCGCATGCCGCGATCGTCACCCGCGCGCTCTCGATCCCGCTGGTGATCCACGCGGGCCGGATCACGGCGGAGGCGCTGAACGGGGACCCGATCCTCGTCGACGGCGATCAGGGCGTGGTGCATCTGCGGCCCGAGGAAAGCGTGGCCCATGCTTTCCGCGACAAGATCGCGATGCAGGCGGAGGCGCAGAAACGCTACGCCTCGTTGCGCGACCAGCCCGCGATGGACAAATCGGGCCAGACCGTCTCGCTGATGATGAATGCGGGGCTGATGGCGGATCTACCCTCGCTGAAGGGCTCCGGCGCTGATGGGGTGGGCCTGTTCCGCACCGAGCTGCAATTTCTGACCCGCACCAAGGTGCCGCGCCGCAATGAACTCGTGCAGCTCTACAAGCGGGTGATGGATGCCGCCGACGGCAAGCGGGTGAATTTCCGCACGCTCGATATCGGCTCCGACAAGGTCGTGCCCTACATGAAGCCGCAGGACGAGCCGAACCCTGCGATGGGCTGGCGTGCGCTGCGGGTGGGGCTCGACAAGCCGGGGATTCTGCGGATGCAGCTGCAGGCGCTGCTGCGCGCCGCCGATGGGCGCCCGACCTCGATCATGTTCCCCTTCATCGCGCTGCCCGAGGAATTCTACGCCGCGCGCGACACGCTGCTGCGGGTGCGTGACCGCGAGGCGCAGATGGGCCGTCCCGTCCCCGAGGAGCTTCGGATCGGCGCGATGCTGGAAACCCCGAGCCTCGGCTTCGCCCCCGACAGCTTCTACCGCGATTGCGATTTCATCTCGATCGGCGGCAACGACCTGAAGCAGTTCTTCTTCGCCGCCGACCGCGAGAACGAACGGGTGCGCCGCCGCTACGATACGCTCGACGGGTCGTTCCTGAACTTCCTAGAACGGATCATCGCGCGCTGTGCGGTCTCGGACACCCAACTCAGCTTCTGCGGCGAGGATGCGGGCCGCCCGATCGAGTCGCTGACCTTCGCGGCGCTCGGCATCCGTACGCTCTCGATGCGGCCCGCCTCGATCGGCCCGGTCAAACACCTGATCCGCCGCGCCGATCTGGGCGAGCTGCGGCAGGTGATCCAGCAGGCGCGCAATGCCGGCCAATCCAGCGTGCGCCCTGCCGTGACGAGTTACCTCGCCCATCTCTGA